In the Microcebus murinus isolate Inina chromosome X, M.murinus_Inina_mat1.0, whole genome shotgun sequence genome, CGGCAAGGTGTGGAGGATGCCTTTTCCCTGCTCCTCCATGAGATCCAGAGGGTCCAGGAAGCCATGGCAAAGGAGGCTGTGTCGCGGTCAGGTGGGAAGCACCATAAGACCACCTGCCGCTGTGGCTGCTCTGTGGCCTGAAGGTCTCAGTCAACAAAAGCAGACCCTCCCCTAGGTCAGGGTGATGTTCCCTTGATGTGAGACCCCTGAAGCAACTAGCTGCATGGGATACTGTCTGTACTGGAGATGGATGGACACCGCTTTCATTTTCACTTGGTGAGGGGCTTTTTGTTAATGTAGGGTGTCTAACATTTATGTTATATCAAATTGAGAGGTCTTGTGCAAAATTAAATGTGTTCTTGAGTTTCAAAGCTGCCTCGATGCCAAGTGGTGTTATTGGGTGGGAGTGAGACTGGGTAGAATGCTACTTGAATTATGAGAATTCTTTCATTTGAGTAACTGGGGGaaagcctactatgtgccaggccctgctttGGGTACAAGGGATGTGGAGGCAAACGAGACACTTAAAAGAACCTGCCCTTGCAGATAAAACATCTGGCTATGTATTAAAGGCAGGTGAAGGGATAGAGTAACAGGGAGGTCAAGGAAAGACTTAATGAGTCAGGTGACATTTGGGCAAAAACTTGCAGATATCCAGCcaggggcagagggaacagcagtgCAAAAGCTGTGGCCACAAACCAGCTGCCACCACAGGAACTCCCAAAATCTTTAGGGCCTGGGCAAGAGAACAGACAGGCCTCCATACTGtataactaaatatttaaacattacaAACCAAGCTAACAAACGTAAACAAAATGCGGCTTCTCCTACCCTACCTtgacaaatacattttcttaacAGCCTGGATGTCCAGGCTGTAGTTTCTCACACTCCTCAGAGTTCCCTACCAGAATGTGCCTGTGTCAGGAGAGCTGACCCCCAGCCTGCAACCCACTCCCTTTTTCTCCCTAGCCTCCCCACATCAGGCAGTGCTCCTGCCTGCCTGTGGATGCCCAGTCAGCACCTGGGGGGCTCTACTCACATGCCTCACAGCCACCCCTAGACCCACCCTTGGCCCTCAGGGAAATGGACCCTGGAGGATGCCAGTGCAGGCCCTGAAAGTGGCCTCAAAGCCTCCTGGGCTCCCCATACCCAAGTGAGGCATAGAAGGGGGACACAGGATCTGGTGGACACTGCCATTGTCCATGTCGGTGCCTCTGCCTGATACCCATGAGGAGAAGCTTAGATAAGCAGGGGGTATCTCTAAAGGGCAGGACCCAGGGCAGGGGCCCCTCTGCCCTACTCTAAAGGTGGCCACCTCCCAGCACCACTCCCTAGAAACTGCCACTCACACAGACAAGCACAGAGCTGCTTCAGATTGTGTTTATTGTGGGGCCAGGTGGTGGGGACCTTGGGGTGAGAGGGTAGCCACAGGCTGGCCACCAGAGTAAGCTACTCTGAAGGTGCTGGCGGGGAGCAGCCTGGGTGGTGGGGTGGCAGGGGTTCTCCTGGGTCCCAGGGCACGTGGAATTCGGAAGGCGCTCAAGGAGGCAGGAGGCGGCGTGCGGGTGTCTGGGGCACGGGGGTCTCCAGGCGTTTTACGCGCAGCAGCGCCCCCAGCAAGCCCTCAGGGGGCACCTCAGGGCCCGGGTCCTGGTCGGCTGCGCGGCGGAGGCGGTGCGGGGTAGCCACAGCCTCGGGATCCCCGCTTCCTGCGAGGATCCGACCCAGCAAGTACCTGCAGGGCCAAGCAGAACGCAGTGATGTGTCCGCATATCACCGCCCGCCCTAGGACCCGGGAGACACAACCACACAACTCCATACAGCCCGGGACGGGGATCTCCGGCTCCCTCCCCATCCAACTGTCCCCAAGCCACTGCTTTCTATAGACATATGTCCCTGCCTCACATCCCATAAACTATGACTTAACCACCTCCCTCTTCAGCCAGAAACGGCATCAGCCCCCCTCCCCAGGACCCGGAGTCTATGTCCCACACTGTGTCCCCAGCCAGGCATCTTTGCCCCCCAACCCCGATCCAGGATCTCACTTCCTCCTAGGGTCCCAGaacccctgcctctccccaggaCTCAAGCGTTCGCCCCTCCACCTGTGCCTGTGAAGCAGGCCTTCTCCCTAGTCCTACAGGACACAGGTGCCCGCTCCCTCCCCTCGACCCTGCCCTGCACCTCAGCAGCTCCGGGTCCACTTCAGGCGTCTCGTCGCCGGCGTCCTCCGCATCTGTGTCCGTGGGGCCATCGTCGTAGATTGGGGGCCGGGGTCGGAACGCAGAGGCAGGGGCGGGCGCGGGAACGAGCTGGGCCGCGAGGGCGGCAGGATCGAGGCGGGCGCGGAGCAGGGCGCGGGCGAACTGCGCCGCGGGCGCGTCTGGGTCGTCGTCCAGGCCCAGAGCGGGGTCTGAGGCGCGGGGAGCGCCCCAGACGCGCAGCAGCTGCGCCAGGACACGTGCCTGCtgatcctcagcctcctgcgCCTCTGCCCGCGCCCGCTCCTGCCGCTCAGCTTCCAGCAGGTGCGCCAGCGCCCGCGCCAGCTCCTGCACCGCACCCGCTGCCTCTCCGCTGGGCACTGTCCGCCGGAAGCGGCGGGGAGCGGCAGCCTCAGCCATGGGTGGCGACGCAGCGCTCAGGCCGCGGGGCTCCTGCGGGAAGATGAGATGGGAGAAAAGAAGTCGTCAGCGTCCGTTAGGCCTGGGACACCCCCAACCAGGACGCCACCAAAGGCACCATAGCCCCCCAAATATACCCAGACACCCCTAAGGCCACTGGGAAAGCCCCAGATATCTCCAGACACACGTAAGAACCACCAAAGTCTGCTAGACACCGCTACCCCACCCCCAGTGAAGCCTTAGTGACTCCCAGAACTTTCTCCCGGGCCTCTGAAGACCAGGTTTCTTTACAGGAATGATGATGGCCGATATGACAGCTatagatttttctatattaatattgTGGACAACAGGAGTCTATATGAATAACCTGTTCATATATCATTTGGTATGTGTGCAAGTTTATGTGTAGAATAAAATTACACAATTACAAATTTTCAGTTTGTGCAGTTTTGAAACAATTTccataaatttaaagaaataaatgagggTACCAAAAGTATGagcaaggaaaaaaactataaaaatgaccatgaagatatgaaaaagaaacatacagGACATACAgtaatatgtttaaaagaaaagatgccTGCAACATAAATAGTTAATAAAAGATTAGTgtacagaatatacaaagaattcctaaaatgcaataagagaaaaacaaattaatatagaaatggacaaaatacatgatcacatatttcacaaaaatggttattaaacatatgaaaaatagtcaacctcattagtaatcagggaaaagcaaattaaaaatgccAGTGAGATACCATGcataatacatacaaaatattgcCCCAAATCAAAGCTCTGATAATATCAAGTGCTgacatgaatatataaaaatggtaaCTCTGATACTTTTCTGTGGGAGctaaaccaaaataattttgaagagcagtttcaaaaaaattttgaagaacagTTTGACAATGTCTAAAAAGATGCACATATCC is a window encoding:
- the PCSK1N gene encoding proSAAS codes for the protein MAGSLLLRGPRAGGVGLLVLLLLGLLRPPHTLCARPGKEPRGLSAASPPMAEAAAPRRFRRTVPSGEAAGAVQELARALAHLLEAERQERARAEAQEAEDQQARVLAQLLRVWGAPRASDPALGLDDDPDAPAAQFARALLRARLDPAALAAQLVPAPAPASAFRPRPPIYDDGPTDTDAEDAGDETPEVDPELLRYLLGRILAGSGDPEAVATPHRLRRAADQDPGPEVPPEGLLGALLRVKRLETPVPQTPARRLLPP